From the genome of Oryza glaberrima chromosome 1, OglaRS2, whole genome shotgun sequence:
gaaggggagagagttggattgagtgattgaggagttgagagctagtgagcttcactccatcctttgtggtgcctctttgtgagagggatttgagaagtggaaagagttggattgagtgattgagaagttgagagctagtgagcttcagtCCACactttgagcactcgagttcatagcaagcaaatcttcgattgtgtttgttactcttggggactaaggtcTCCCAGATGGTTAGGCGTtgccggtgagcacccaaggttgtggtgtgccacGGAAAATTTGTGAAGGCTTTgatttcgcctccgcaaggaaagaaatcaagagtgaaaccgaggagtgcatttgtgcaactcGTGAGGAAAGGGTCGAAATAGGCCCAGCCCTTgtggctcctcaacggagacgtaGGATCCGTGGATCCGAACTCCGGGAAACAAATCACGCGTCTCCTCTCTTGGTTTGCCCATTTGTGCATTCTCTCATATTAtgcttgagcttgtttttacccgatctacttgcatgcttaattgatttagttggtgaccttatatcttgtttagataccttatttgtcaccttttgattcatatacattttgtttatttgagctacaagttcatagctagtgttttattacattatccgccgaacttttcggttgagaccggaacttccaatcTCATATCGGAAGTTCCTATTTGAACCGAAAGTTCTCATCGTTCTAATATGCTATGAAGTTGTAATACATTttaggaacgcctattcacccctcCTCTAGGCGACATTAAAGTCCTTTCACCTTCCTATTCTAGAGGCTTGAGTAGGGGTTCTACTGGACCTAGATTTTTCCTCTTACCTCCTAAAAGTTATTTGAGAGCTGTGTTTAGGGTCTttgctggagatgctctaaccCCAATCATTTAAAAACTACTTATCAGGTTGGGCAACCAACAAGTGAAATCGATGTCGGGCCACACTTCCTTCAATTAATTGTTTAGGTTTATCTTGGCAGATATTTTTTTCCACGGAGCTATTCCAAACATACCACACATTTCCATTTGTTTTATACTCTTTTCTTATTCTTACTTCttaaaatagtttttcttttgaaacattttGCGACATGATTAAGCATGAAAAATTCGCTTGGGGTAAGCTCGTAATTCCTACGAGGTGGAGATAATGGAGTCGATCCATggatttttcttccttttgccACATTTCGCTCAAAGGGTTGAAGGGAGATAGTGCATCTCTTATAGTGTGACGACGGTGTGTACAAGGCTCGAGAACGGATTCACGGCCGTATGGCTGACCAGACTGGAAACGGTTGCTAATACGCCGTAGGCtgaggagaaaaaggaaagagccTGACTTATTCTGAGGAGAGAGTGGAGCCTATCGAAGCACTCTTGATAGTAAGTGAAAGGACCGTGATGTCGCCtaagagagagggggtgaataggcattcctaaaaattatcacaccTTCATAGTAGCATATTAGAACGATGGGAACTTTCGGTCAAATCGGAACTTCTGGTAATCTTAACCCATATCAAGTATAAGAACCACCTCtcacaattttaattttcatatcTCACATGAGAAACTAGACAAAGGAGAGTTTAAAAAatgttagtctcatataattaaatttatcattaatcatcaaaataaaattaatggcacttgaactttcaGTAAGATCCTTGACTCGGAAAGACCATAAGGCCCATTCTCGACATTCTTCTATGATCACATCGATGCCATATTTCGAATCTTTCTTTGCTTGTTGGACTCCTACCCTCTGAAACTCTCCTTTCATGATTCTTATCAGAACTTAGGGCCTCTTAAGATTACTTTCAAAATCAACCTTACCGAAATTTTTGGTAAGTTGGTAgaattgccaaattttggttggatggaatAAATATGTTGGGAGGGAACTATGCATCGGGCGCCTGATACGTGCGTGAAAAAAATTGGGCGCCCACGTATCGCTCCCTGCAGGCTGTAGCCTACTACTCCTATGCATTTTGGTAGCGCATATGCTGCATGCATAGGAatatcctctctcctcttcataacattaaatatttttttcttctaaattatctgtccgatctatgatctaattaCACAGTTGCATTtcttataattaaatctttataacaagatctcacatgcttatatttttttaagttgctTCATCACTTATTAAAAATGTTTCATTACTTGGTCATTATATGTTTAAGTTCACTATATAGCATGTTTCAGAGAGATGCGACATTAAGAAAATATTAACTGCAACACTAACGACCACTACATGAAACATTAAGTATGAATGAGTGAAACATAAGAAAACTCATGCGAAACAtactatatatttacatatatatttaattatctTAAAACATTCTTATATCATGCATAAATTATAACGTAAAACATGATGAAATATTTAGTAAAACATCCAGAAAAACAACACCGTGCAAACATGTGCAAATGTCCTAGTGAAacatgttggtatttcttacgaccacatataaatccgcaagcgcacggaataccgctgtagcacttcacttTCGGGTGATCCCAACaagatatcgaactcagggaatgtgtgtaatctacctaaggctaagactatctAAGGACAACAACTGTAGGTAGGCAGGCTAGGCTAGAGATGACTTTCTatgagttttaattatctaagctaagcaaaggtaatttcctatatgttacttcgggcaccgacccctgctggtctgccaacGTGGTttcggctatagctctatgacgtatccgaacgtggaggattactgggacgggattcagggctgtcaccacctgccgcctacctctgacaaatccgtgagatacacaacaaacaaaggtaatctctaacctagacatcacacctaagttattaattactactctaatacttgcgcaggaacttTCTTCTTtatccggagtcctagtactagagcacttagtacgaatactaaacaataaacccgcaaagatggaaatatatcttacttagattaaataacaaaagaaaggatcacgaatgcttactttatagaagaagttcttcGAACctggagcagagtgtaccgacagctccagtactcctccagaattcctcctaggaagctacactcgtcgagatagaagtcggatgagcgccaaacttccgggcactcatccagagcttcccctcactctctaccttattctaatgtacaaaagatacaataaagcctcttgtaattcagctcaagttGTGTGTTGAAAAtgagagtgagctcctccttttataggcaggtctGACGGTTACAGCCTATGCGAAATGACCAAACTACACGGACATTCTTGACGGCCTTTCTTTTTGAGCGGCGCTGTGTTTCCATCTGTATGGACATTGCAACATGAAACGTTAAGCGGGACTGATATCGTACACGGATTAGTTCGTAGGACTACTGCTCGACTTACTGCTTGCTCAATAGGTATGTATTCTGGGTCATCTTCAATACTGGGCGCTTGCGTAATCTGTATCTCAAACAGATCATTCGGTATTTGCCACGTGCCTTCGCTAGACGCCTCTTGTGTCGGTTCAGTCGCGATCGGTTCCTCGGAGGGAGCTTTCTCGTTTAGAATATGTGTcaaatatactagtcctatttggtaacagttggacttggagttgtaataggtggtAGGGGGTCGAGTTAGAGTTGGACTCTGTAATCCAGCAtgtctcttaaatagagaggtgggcaccacaatgtaacgATGGCGACTTcaatgtagcgtagacacgcaGGGAGAGGATGGCAGcgtggccatggactcgtagtGGCTAGGTAatatattggttggggaggagcgcccataatcagaaCCCCAGGAATGTAGGCTTGGGCTGAACCTCGTTAgcaaatatcgtgtgttcctaTGTCGTCATCTGGCATGTCTTAGGTGATCTATGACTGAAACGACCGagaaggttagtcgtcgttctactatatcgactaacttttataacttgTTTCAATAACAAGAACACTACGGTCATCAGCATCGGTTCTAATATCAAGCAACATCATCAACCCAACAAACCTACAGACTATTTTATTCATCAACCTTATACAAAGAATTAAAAGCCAATTAAACAACCAGATACTCAAGTTATAACATAATAGACGCATCACGGTGATTTTTCGGTGTATCTGTCAACACCAACCTTCTAAGCTTGTTGCTAGCTCGATAAGCTTCTCGGTGCTGAAGTAGACGGTGTTGAGATGTTGGACCACAATGTCAATCTTTATAATGCTGAAgttgagggtttttttttttatgaaaaggAAAGTTTTTAGCGTTATCCATTTCTCAAATAAGTCTGAGAAAAAGATCAAATGGTCAAAGTCTCAGCAATCCATCGAACCCCACCTCCTCTCTCGTGGGATTTTGGTCGaacaggcggcgcggcggcggcggcgcctcgtcCGCGGTACAAGCGTGCGTTACCCatggcctcgccggcgacggcgacggcctccCTGTGCtgccgcctcgtccgcctcccCTTGTTAGTGCCCtatgcccgccgccgctcgccgctctcGACCCGGTGCTCCGCCGCGCAGAGCCCCGACGCGGTGGACAGGGAGTACGCCGACCTCAACCTCCGCCCGCTCTACCCCAACGtccgccctcttcttcctccccccgGTCTTCCTTCCTTACCCCCCCAAGTAGAGCGCGAGCGCCACCCGTCTCACCGCTCTCTTCTCGTGGTTCACGCAGAGGGGCCATCACCTGCGCATCCGGCAGCACGTCAACCCGCTCAGCTCCTCTTTCTCGGTGAACCTCAACCTCCCTGCCTCCCCCAGCATTTTCAGATTTCAGCTTTCCTTCCTTTGATTAggtgttttttgtttttgttttttctgtgtaGGAGCCCACGGAGCCACCGGAGTGGAAGGAGGTGTTCGAGGATCCCCTGCTGCCACTCATGGTCGACATTGGCTGCGGTGCGTTCCTTCCTTCTTCCccaattcttttttcttttcttttttttcttttactttgcTGTGCTCATGTGTACTCAGATTGTATCAGCTTTATCTATGAAACGTTGCTATGTAGGGAGCGGGAGGTTCTTGATTTGGCTTGCCAAGAACTCCGGCGAAAGGCGAAACTACCTCGGCCTGGAGATTCGGCAGAAGGTTTCTGTTGTTCCGAGGTTTACTTTAAATGAATTTTGATTTCTGGAATGCATGATGCAATGTGGAGAGTTTTGTGTGCTGATGTGCTCCTTGCTTTGTTTGTTTAGTTGGTGGAGCGATCGCAGTTCTGGGTAACCGAGTTGGGGCTTAGGAATGTGTAAGCTACCTTGGATTTTTATATTAAAGCATCCAGTttctttttttcagaaaatgatGAGGCGATACTATGTGGTTTCATTTTTGCACAGTTATTTTATGTTTGCAAATGCAACAGTGTCTTTCAACCAGATTGTGTCGTCGTACCCTGGTCCCCTGTCACTTGTTTCTATACTGGTGAGCATAGCTAGGTTTAATGTCAGTTTTCCGCGACGTTGGTTGAATATGCTAGTTTAGTTCCTGGTCTGCTTTTCTTTCATGTTTCGTAACCAgaatttgatattttctttCTATAGTGTCCTGATCCCCATTTTAAGAAGAGGCATCACAAGAGAAGAGTTCTACAATCGCAGTTGGTGGATTCAATCACAAATAACCTCTGTTTAGGTGGACGGGTATGGCAATTCTTGTATGTATTTTGAAAAGTATACAGTTTTTGCATGAATAATGTGAAATCAGTATTTTACATTAGCATGATTGTTCCTAATATGCATTAGTTCTGTCCAATTGAATACCCTTTTATTTCGATTTTGTGAATAAACAGTATGGTTGGAATCTATTGTGTGAACCAGAATGTGAATAAATGATTGCACATGGAAAttatattaataataaaattgaCTTCTCTGTGATCAACACAATTTTACCGTTCAAGATTTGTCTTGTTGTTCGTAAAGGCATGAGCATCATAGTATTACTTACGTTGTTTATGCTGCTCTGTGGCTTGCTGGGTTGGATGGCCTGAAATATCATTTAGTggaattttgataatattaatTGTATACCTGTATAAGTTTTTACAGTTGCCAACTTGCCATCTGTCTACCATGGCGACACGTTATTTTGCAAATTGTCCTCTCAATAACTCACCATTTTTCCTTGTTAGGTTCTTTTGCAATCGGATGTACTTGAAGTAGCTGCAGACATGAGGGAAAGGTTTGATGAATACTCGGATGTGTTTGAGCATGTTGACTGTATTGATAAAGATCTTCGCTGTGACAATGAAGGATGGCTTCTGGACAACCCAATGGGAATACGGACAGAGAGAGAAGTACATGCAGAGTTAGAAGGAGCAACCATATACAGGAGGATGTACCAAAAAACTAGAGTTGTTTCTCACTAGAGATGTTCATCGGTTCAGTGGACACGGGAGTTATCCAAGCAGTAATGGTTAATGGCGTTCAGCTTTAATCTTGCATCCTAAATCAAAGCAGCCATCTTTCACCCTGTGTCGTCTATTACtgaagcaagtttcactcactCTGCAATTCAGACAGTCTTGATTTTTGCTTGTCAGATGTGATGAGTGAAACCTGCCAACGGTTCGCATCTCTCCAATGTTTTGGCCCAATTTTTTCTGTCGGATCGTTTTTCTGGTTGAGGACTGCCCTACGACAGATATCTGCGGTGGTAACCATATGTAAGTTCAGCGTCTGCTAGTCCATGATCATGAGCTAATGAACAGCTTTCAGGGTTGGGGTTGTTCTCTAGGAATCGAAGTGTAATATGTCTTGGCAATcttgattttttagataatgaaagctTTATTAATCTCAGTAAATTTCATACAATTCTTCTGAAAACACCTCCGGCTTCTACACCCAAAGAGTGCATAAGgccaacaagaaagaaacaaaagactTGCCGCAGCAAATCTTGATGGTGAA
Proteins encoded in this window:
- the LOC127777165 gene encoding uncharacterized protein LOC127777165 isoform X1 codes for the protein MVKVSAIHRTPPPLSWDFGRTGGAAAAAPRPRYKRALPMASPATATASLCCRLVRLPLLVPYARRRSPLSTRCSAAQSPDAVDREYADLNLRPLYPNVRPLLPPPGLPSLPPQVERERHPSHRSLLVVHAEGPSPAHPAARQPAQLLFLGAHGATGVEGGVRGSPAATHGRHWLREREVLDLACQELRRKAKLPRPGDSAEGFCCSELVERSQFWVTELGLRNVYFMFANATVSFNQIVSSYPGPLSLVSILCPDPHFKKRHHKRRVLQSQLVDSITNNLCLGGRVLLQSDVLEVAADMRERFDEYSDVFEHVDCIDKDLRCDNEGWLLDNPMGIRTEREVHAELEGATIYRRMYQKTRVVSH
- the LOC127777165 gene encoding uncharacterized protein LOC127777165 isoform X2, encoding MVKVSAIHRTPPPLSWDFGRTGGAAAAAPRPRYKRALPMASPATATASLCCRLVRLPLLVPYARRRSPLSTRCSAAQSPDAVDREYADLNLRPLYPNRGHHLRIRQHVNPLSSSFSEPTEPPEWKEVFEDPLLPLMVDIGCGSGRFLIWLAKNSGERRNYLGLEIRQKLVERSQFWVTELGLRNVYFMFANATVSFNQIVSSYPGPLSLVSILCPDPHFKKRHHKRRVLQSQLVDSITNNLCLGGRVLLQSDVLEVAADMRERFDEYSDVFEHVDCIDKDLRCDNEGWLLDNPMGIRTEREVHAELEGATIYRRMYQKTRVVSH